The DNA segment CCAGCCTCTCAAAAGGGCTTCTGGCCCTGGGGGGTCGGGGAGGCGGGGGAGCCCACTGTGACTTGATTCTGGCCCCCCAGGTGGTTGCCTGAGTCCATACGCTGGATGGTCCTGTCTGGAAAGTCCTCCAAGGCCCTGAAGACCCTACGGCAGGTGGCTGCCTTCAACGgcaagaaggaggaaggagaaaaactcAGCCTGGAGGTAGAGGCCAAGAGGGATTGTAGTCTGGGGCCAGAAGCTGGGCTCTACTCTTGGACTGTCCCCTCCTCTGGCCTCTGGTTCCCCTGCTCACAAGCCTACTTCCCATCTGAGGCCCCAAGCAAGCTTGTCTAAAGGCACCAGGCCGgcacctccctctcttcttcctcctgcccaCCAACTGGTCACTAATGGCACCTCTCCCCTTCTTCTGCCCCAAGGAGCTCAAACTCAACCTGCAGAAGGAGATCTCCTTGGCCAAGGCCAGGCACGGCATAGCAGACCTGTTCCGGACACCTGTCCTACGCCGTGTGACCCTCTGTctttccctggcctggtaaccCACCACCCTCCCTGCCCGCTCCCTAGCACCCCTGCCAAGGCAGGGATGGTGAACAAGACCTCTGGCAGCCTCAGCTGAGGACAAAGCCTAAGTACCTGCAAGAAGAGGGGAGGGATCCCCTCCTCTGGGCTGCCCCAGCCCCATCTCCAGAATCTCCCGCATTCCTGCCCCACACAAAGGGTCATACCCTGCTTCCTTCTGGGGTCACACCCACCTCACCCAAACCCCTTCACCAGCTCACGCCTCTACCACGGCAGTTTCCCCAGGCTGTGCCTCTCAGTTCCTGCTCCCTCCTGGTCCAGCTCTGTCCTCTGGGGCCCCACAGAACAAGGCTGGCCCTCGAGGCTCCACGacttaaggaaagaaatcatgtttCTCCCACGTCTTCTCTTCGGTCTAACATCCGCCGCTCCTTCAAAGCCCTTTATGCAACCTGGTTCTAAGGCCATTTTCCATCCTGGCCATCCCCACGTAAAAAGGATTCATTTTGTCCAGACTCTACAAAAGGGATTCCACGATtctgagagggggaggggaggcatcaGACCCATGTGCCCAGCTCAACTTTCACCTCACCTGCTCTGGATGCTAAACCATTACCCAACCAAGAGATGTCATCGACTGCCTCCTTTGGTCTCCAGGAGTCCTTCTGCTCCCGATATTCTCTGGAGTCAGTTATATGGCATCGTTGCCCCTCTGCCTTAGACCGTGACCATGTAAGACATGACCAATCAATCTCAGCACTCTTTCCGTGATCCCAGACACAATCACAGAGACTTCAAAAGGGCACGCGAGTAGTCCCGACCAATCAGCTGCAGATGGGACAAGGGATGAAATTCTTCATCATCCTGGTGACCCAGTGAGCAGTGTGGGGAGAAGCCCCAGCCTGGCTGTGGGTCCTAATCAGTCACTCTCTGCCCCTCAGGTTTGCCACTGGTTTTGCCTACTACAGTTTGGCTATGGGTGTGGAGGAATTTGGAGTCAACCTCTACCTTCTCCAGCTCATCTTCGGTGGGGTGGACGTCCCAGCCAAGTTCATCACCATGCTCTCCATAAGCTATCTGGGCCGGCACATCACGGAGGGCGTTGTTCTACTTCTGGCAGGAGGGTGCATCTTGGCCCTTATCTTCGTGCCCTTGGGTGAGAAGCTGGGGCCACCTCggaacccactgaaagaggctgACTCATGGGGCCAGTGTGTCTGTGGGCCTCACCGACTGGGGAGTGGGGTTCCGGGGGTTCTGGATGTGCTGACTCTGCCTCTAAGTCAGGGTGTAACCTCGAGCAGGTCACTGTGGTCGCTGGGGCTCAGATTTCTTGTCTAGAAAATAGCTCAGTTGGGTTGGATGATCTCAAAGATCCTTTCCAGATCTGGCTCAGACTGGGCAAAACAAGGTGGTGTCTGCACAGGGCTAGGAATTTCTCAGGGTGTGGGCATTGCCTGGGTGACATTGCTGCAGAAAAGGAGCTCAGATGGGGAGACATCAGAGCCTCGGTGCTCAAGGAGCACTCCCCCAACCTACTCCACCAAGACCTTGGAAAAGCCCCTTTCCCCTTATATAGACGTTTGTGGGTTCATACACCCATATCCTTCCAAAAGAACTTGAGACAGTTTAGGACAAAAACAGATGCAACGAAATGTGAGAACAGGGTACCAGAGCCAGGAGAGAACCCATATGCAGCAGGACACAAGCCTGCGAAGCACTAGGAACAGCGGAGGGGCTCTTACTCGGCTTTTAAGTTTGGATCTGAGCTGTTCAGCAGCCAAAGCCAAAAAGGAGACCAGGTCCCCCGAAGCGTGAGAACCCTCAGGGGCTCCTGGGCCCCAAGGTCCactgcattttctttcctctgcagaCTTAATGACCCTGAGGACAGTCCTGGCTGTGTTCGGGAAGGGATGTCTGTCCGGCTCCTTCAGCTGCCTCTTCCTCTACACGAGCGAGTTATACCCCACAGTCATCCGGTAGGTGCTGGGTCAGCGGTCAGCCCAGCCAAAGGATACAGCAGCAAGTGGGCTGGTGGCATCCTTGCACCCCTGCCCAGGGGTTCCCTGTTCTttgagaaccccccccccccatacacacacacacacacacacaggctgtcAATCCCTGCTCTGAACTCTCCCAGGCAAACAGGGATGGGCGCAAGTAACCTGTGGGCCCGCGTGGGAAGCATGACCGCCCCGCTGGTGAAAATCACGGGGGAGTTGCAGCCCTTCATCCCCAACATCATCTTTGGCACCATCGCCCTCCTGGGAGGCAGTGCAGCCCTCTTCCTGCCTGAAACGCTCAACCGGGCCTTGCCAGAAACGATTGAAGACATAGAAACCTGGTCAGTCCCCTGCCTttgccccaccccccgccaccccgtcCTCCTCCGTGGGGAGGCCCAGGGCTTTTCCTGAGCTCTCTTTCCCCCAGGTCCCTGCGGGCAAAGGAACCAAAGCCAGAGCCAGAAGCGGAAAAGTCATCCCAGAGGATCCCTCTGCAGCCCTGTGAACCCGGCCCGGGCCCCAGCTGAGACCaacagccctcccctccctgccctccagagACGAATCCCAGCCAGGTCCTTGCCTGTCTTGAGGCTCCGTGGGCCCCCTGGGGAGGCCCCGGGCACATCCATGGTCCCACAGAACACAGTCTTCTGAGAGCTTGATGGAGGCGTCTCCATCAGCCccggagccccccccccccgcccccccagcactGGCCCATTCAAAGGTTTAGCCACAGGCCTTCACGCACTCTGCCTGGCCCTCGCCCTTCCTGCAGCCCAGGCCCTGTCATTCTTCTGTCCAGCCCTCCCCACTGGCCCCTCCTGCCATTGCTCCCACCCACTTCCCCTTCTGGCGTCCACTCCTTTCTCCAATGGGAGATTTCAATAAACGGCAGTGAAGAACTCTAGCCACGCTGTTCAGGGATGCAAGTGGGAGAGGCGGGGGAGGCCCCCATGTGGACGGGTGACCAGGGACATCCGTCCAtctgcacatgcatgcacacgcaGGAATGGGCACACGGGTACATGCACGCTGGGCTGAAGTGAACACGTGTGTGCTGTGTAAGTATGCAGAGATGGGTAAACACCAAGCCTGTGTTAATCGGCTTGGGCCGCTGTAACAACATGCCACAGACCGGATGGCTTCAACAATttcctcatggttctggaggctgggaagtccaagatcaaggtgcaagTCAGATGTCTTCTCACTGCATCCTCATATGGTGGGAGACGGAGAGATGAAATAAGCTTTCTGGTTTCTCCTCTTATAAGGGCACCAACCTCATCACAAGGGCCCGACCCGCgtgacctcatctaaccctaattacctcccCAAGGGCCACCTCCTAAAACCATCACATGTGGGGTGGGTAGGGCTTCAGTGTATGAATCTGGCAGGGATACCAAGCAGTCTATAACAAGTCCTGTGCATGGAAGTGCCACATGTGTATCTACGTGTCCCATCGTTCATGTGCGCGCTTGACTGGACAAGCCCAGAGTGGCTCCAAACTCCTTCTGGCTATACGCCCCCAGTCTCCGGTTCATGTCCCAGCCCTGCACTCACCAGGCAGCTTTGTCTCCGATTTCACTGCAAGAATACAGCCATGACTGAAGGTTGTCGATGTCCGCCCCCAGAGCATCCCCCAGTCGCAGCAGAAAGTCCAGTCCTCCCATGAGCTCTGCATCCAGCCTCTCCTGCTAGCAGCCACGTGCCTTCCCCCTTGGGTCTGTGTTGGATCCCTCTCTCCTGGCTCCTTCCCATCAACAGTTAAATAAAGCCAAGCCTCTCCTCTCTTAACACAAACCAACCAAACCTTGGGTGCCACATCTCCCTCCAGGGGCCACACCGTCTCTTTCTCCCCTTTGCAGCCAGACTTCACAAAGTTGCTGTCTGCCTCGCCTGCCTCCATTTTCTGACTTCACCCTAGCTGTGCTCTGGCTCCCACCTCCCTCTGAAACTGTCAGCAATTGTTTCATTGTTGCCATTCATCCCGCCCCACGCCCCCCCACCGTGTGCCAGTCCATAGGCCACTTGTCATCCCTCCTCCTGCTTGACAGCCCAGCAGATTTGGGTCTATCAGCCATGGTCTCGTTCCTTGGTCTCTGAGATGCCATGTGCCTGCAGATGCCTCTCACACCCTGGCTGCACCCTCTCAGTCTGCTTTGTGGTTTCCTGTACATGCTACGGCATCTCTCTGTCCTGTACCCAGCCCTTCCGCAAGGACCTACATTCCCCAGCAGCTGCTAAGTAAACGGTTAACATGACCCCGCACCTCTGGTCATGATCAACTGGACCAGAGGGCCCTCCGGATCCAAATCTCAATTCATCCCATGTTCCCTCCTGGGCTGGGACTTGGGTTATGGAGGTTCTGGTCCATCTCTTGTTTCTTGCCCTGGGAAGACAAGTTAGCATGAGGGTGGGCTGGCCCAGATGAACACAGAACAGAGAAAATCAGTTGCAGAGAAGGAATCGAGCAGGTGCACAGAAGAGAGACAACGTGGGTGCAGATAAACAAACGGTGAGACCATTTGCATtgattctgctttaaaaaattccattggagtatagttgatttacaatgtattagttttaggcgtacagcaaagtgaatcaatcagttatacctatattatatacatatatatccattcttttttccaatggattattacaagctattgagtagatttccccatGCTATGCAGTAGGGTCTTgttaactgcctttttttttttttttttgtcgttttgctatttcttgggccgctcccgcagcatatggaggttcctaggctaggggtcaaatcggagctgtagccaccggcctacgccagagccacagcaacgcaggatccaagccgcttctgcaatctacaccacagctcacggcaacgccggatccttaacccactaagcaagggcagggaccgaactcacaacttcatggttcctagtcggattcattaaccactgcaccacgacgggaactccttaattgcctattttatacagtggtgtgtGTGGATTCCAGATCCCAGTTACCTCTCAGCCCTGGATGACTTTCTGCCCCCTGAGTTCTCCAAATATTTTGAAGTCTCTGAATCAAcaacgtttttttaaaaaaagctaagcTCAAAAGTGTCTGTGCCTTATTACCAAACAATTTCAAAAGCAATTcctgcaatgagatcctgctgtgtagccctgggaactatgtccagtcacttatgatggagcatgataatgtgagaaaaaagaatgtatacctgtacgtgtaactgggtcaccctgctgtacagtaggaaaataaataaataaagagggaaaaaagaagcaattCCATTAACATCTCTTAACGCCGACATTTCTCAAAACCCTTTCCTGGGACCTCTTCCTCTAGGCTTCTTTGCCAGCAGTGTCCAGTGAGAATATAATGCAAACTACCTGCATAGTTTAAaaattcctaggagttcccatcatgactccgtggttaaggaacctgactagtatccatgaggacgcaggtttgatcccaggctaagctccgtgggtgaaggatctggtgttgccgtgagctgtggtgtaggttgtagacacggctcggatctggcgtgactgtggctgtggtgtaggccggcagctatagctctgattcgacccctagcctaggaacctccatatgcttcagatgcgggccagaaaagacaaaaaaaaaaaaaaatcctagagtctgttttttaagttaaaaagatgaaattaattttaatactatATTATGtactataataatatattttatttaactcaatatatctatatatttccatttcaacatgtaatcaatataaaagtaataaatgggGTAGTTTATAGCCTCTAATTCATACTAAGTCTTCAAAACCCGATGTGTATTTTACCCTCACATCCTGTCTCAATTCAGATTAGTTCATTTCAAGCGTCCAGTAGCAACTAGCAGCTCCCATACCTTATTCAGACACAGGGCAGTGTTTCAATTTATCAGCCAGAGAGCTAATTACGCTCAAATCTATAtgtagatatcttttttttttttttttttgctttttagggccgcacccaaggcatatggaagttcccaggctaggggtcaaaatcgaagctacagctgccagcctacaccacagccacagcaacacaggatccccgacccactgagcgaggccagggatcaaatccgcatcctcatggatcctagtcagattcatttcgacTCCCTGTAGGTAGATATCTGTGAGAAAAAGCTTAATGAACATGAACTAGATCACATTGCACCCCTGCTTCAGTTTTTTCGGTGACATCCCATTGGGATACCATGTAAACTGTTATAAGGCCCCGTCATGATCACGCCCCACTGGTTCTCAAGGGCTTCCGTTTTTTCACACCCTCCACCTTGCACCCTGAAATCCAGCCTCCTTTCACTTCTTTCAGTTCCTAGGCTGCACCACCTTCTCTATGCCTGCCCTTCATGCGTGCCTAGCACCTGCCTTCTCTCCCGCCCCATCCCCATCACGTGGGGGGGGCTGACAATGGGACCCCCAGTGCCTTCCCTGGCTTGATGGGTCTCAAGCTGGAGAGAGAGACGAATTGGGCTTTTGAAGAACACTggtcctctctccccacccccatctttcaGTTGTCCAGCATTCAGGGGGGCTTCCAAGATGTCCTAGCCATGAGCATTCCTGTGCTGCCTATCAGGGTGTTCCTTGCAAAGACACCCAAGGAAGGGGCCCAGGAAAGCACTTCCAAGTCACAGGTTCAGGACTTCCAGTGAAATGGGTGCTGGTCAGGAGGTACTGTCCCCCTGAGGACCCAGTCCTCTTGCCATTCTCAAATCCCCCATCTGGAGtccaccctgcctccctctctgcttGTTCCTCTACAACACCAGCTCCTCCTGCTttccctgctcccttctctctgtccctgAGCTGGGCTTCCAGCTGGTTCTGTGAATTTCCATCCAAGGTGGAGCACCCCACTTGGGCAGCATCCTCATACTGTGACCTCATTGGTTCCTAGACTCACGTTCAGCCTTTAAATGGCAGTCTTTGGATGAATTTCTCATTTTGGTACCACCCATTGGCCAGGGGAGCCAGGCCACAAGGCATAAAGCTCACAGTTTGGCTCAGAATGTTGTTGAAGCTTTGGTAGGCACTTGGCGTCTACCAGACTTCTCTCCGGGTCAAtcgtttcatttttatttatttatttattttgtctttttgccttttctagggccgctcccgcggcacatggaggttcccaggttaggggtcgaatcagagccgtagacgccggcctacaccacagccacagcaataccagatccgagcctcgtctgcgacctacacgacagctcatggcaacactggatccttaacccactgagcaaggccagggatctaacctgcaacctcatggttcctagtcagatccgttaaccaccgcgccgtgatgggaactccaaggtcaatCATTTCAAACTCACATGCAGGGCATGTCATCTGGGCAAGAGTGTTTTCATTAcctgtaaattatttatttggaaagtctcacaaaataatcaaaatcaaaatcacaggtAGTTACACACCTTAAATCCCATTTATGTAATAGAATAAAACTGTACAACATCTGGATGCCTCAGGAAAACTGAGCTATATGATGGCTGCTCATAGGATAGAAAGAGCGATGGAATCAAGACGGCTGAGTTCCGGCTGAGCTTGCTGTGGGATCACAGACAAATCCCTTGCCTCCTCTGGGCCTTGGTCTCCTTCTCTGCACAGTGAGTTTTCACCCGCGTGACTGCATTCATCTCCAAGAGCATGTGGTTCTGTGGCTCTTGGCCAATCGGAAGTCCTCAGATCTGACCCCTTCTCAGGGAGCATGGCCAGAACTTAAGTCCACAATCCAGGCAGCACAGGGTTTAGTGCCCCAGAAAGTCCCTGAAGGATAGTTTCTGGCTCTATCCCTTTCCATGGGAACCTTGGAAGATCTTTACATCTAGAAAGATCTCCGTGCACTGGGGAATCCCCCCACTAGCCAGCTGCTCCCAGGAACCCACCACGGTTCGGTCCCTAGAGTTTCCCACTGAGCCTTTTCCAGAGTGAGCCTGGCTTGGCACTGGTCAGGCACTGGGAAGGGAGCTCTTCTTCCAGGAAGGATTGGACACAGGCTCAGAAAAGGAGAGAGCTTGCAGgggcccccccacctcccccactgcCCTCAGCCCTCCACCCACTCCCCCATGAGGGCCTCAGGTCCTGGCAGGAGACTGACCCCAGAACCCCCAAGCTGTTTGTCCAGCTGTCCTCACAGGCCACCAGGCTCTTATATACCTTGGCATGGAAAATGTTATCAGGCATCTGGAAACCCACTGGGTCCCAGCCCAGAACCAAcactgggtgggaggagggaggctgggctgagccatatccttctctgggcctctcctGTGCTCTTCCGTACATAGGAGGACACAGAGTCTCCAAGACCTCTTTAGCTGGACAGTCCACACCTCTAGAGTAGCAATAAAAACTTGGCTTTGAAGTTAGACAGAATAAGTCTGAACCAGTCTAAGACTTCATGCACCCCAGGACCTCGATAGACAATAAACCCTCTCCCAACTTAATGCACAAAAGAGTAGTTTGTGTCACTGCATGATGATGACAGAGGATCTTGACACCTTACAAGAGaagttgcggagttcccgtcatggttcagtggttaatgaatccgactaggaaccatgaggttgcgggttcgatccctgcccttgctcagtgggttaaggatccggcgttgccgtgagctgtggtgtaggtcacagacgtggctcggatcccgcgttgctgtggctctggcgtaggctggtgtctgcagatccgattggacccctagcctgggaacctccttatgccgagggagcggcccaaaaaaaatgacaaaaaaaaaagagagaagttgaAAATCAAAGGGCTTCCCCTCAAAAACACTTGGAGATTTGTGCTTAGAAGCCTTGAAAGATGCCCCTTTCCTTCATGACCCTCTATACACGGCCTGGAATATCTCCTGTAAAACCATGGGACCTTAATAATAAAGCCACGGAACCCTAATAATCTTCACTCGCTTGACTTCCTCGAACAGTTGGGCTCCTGAGACCTGGTCACCTATGTTCAGGGAAGTGCTGAGTTCTGATTGGATGAGTTTCTGCAGGATCCGATCGGTTGGATCTAGGGTTGGGAATGCCAAGAGAGCAGGTTGCTGCTTcttgattttaatttccattgtATGTAACATGGACTCTGGAGTCAGTTTGCTTGGAGCCAAATCCTCCAACAACCCCATGAGGCAGATACAACCATTATCCCCATCTTGCAAACAAGGACACTGAGATACAGAGGAGTTTAGCAACGTGCCCATGGCCAGTAAGTGTGGAGTGTCTTAGAGTTGTGGCTAAAATTAAAGTAAGTTCCTGCTCATTGCAGAAGTAGgcgaaggaggggaaggagaaggaggaggaaaaggaagaggaggaggacaggaatgagagggagaagaaggaggacaaggaggagggggagaagaagaagCTTTAGACAGAAGacaagacaaagggaaaatctgggagctcccatcatggcacaacagaaatgaatcccactaggaaccatgaggttgccggttcgacccctggccttcctcagtgggttaaggattcagtgttgccacgagctgtggtgtgggtcgcagatgcagctcagatcccacgttgctgtagctccgattggacccctagcctgcgaacctccgtaTGTCCagagtgaggccctgaaaaaaagcaaaaaaagcaaaaattgggGGGTGAGGGAGTCTGAATCAGAATAAGCAAGAAGACAAAAGTTGAGACTTGGAAGAATCAATCTGCATCATGTATGATGCTGATCGTAGGTCCCGCTGCCTCAAAAGCAGCCTCTGACATCTATTGTCTCTTCTAATTGCACAAAGCCGTGGTCCTATAAGCTGTCTCCAGAAGACCAAAGACCAAGGTTGCCAATTTTAACAAATGAGGGCTCCGGAATTTGAAATGGAGTGCACAAGGCGAAGACCAATATCAGCCACCAGGAACTGGCAGAACAAGCTCTAGATATTTTGCAAGAAGAAAGGTCCCTGGAGAGAgcggattaagatggcggaatagaaggacttgagctcaacttctctcctaaaaacaacaaaattcacaactaaaggctgagcacgctccacccaaatggaccggaaaccttaaaaaacatatcctactccagaagacaaagaggaggccacatcaagaggtaggaggggcgatttcctGATATAAACATCCCCagacctcccgggtgggaagccccac comes from the Phacochoerus africanus isolate WHEZ1 chromosome 4, ROS_Pafr_v1, whole genome shotgun sequence genome and includes:
- the SLC22A8 gene encoding organic anion transporter 3 isoform X2 gives rise to the protein MAQSVFMAGILVGGLVLGALSDRFGRKPILISSYLLLGASGSGAAFSPTFSIYAVFRFLCGFSISGISLSTAILNVEWVSTRFRAIKSIAVGFFYTFGQFVLPGLAYAIPQWRWLQLTVSVPFLTFFLLSWWLPESIRWMVLSGKSSKALKTLRQVAAFNGKKEEGEKLSLEELKLNLQKEISLAKARHGIADLFRTPVLRRVTLCLSLAWFATGFAYYSLAMGVEEFGVNLYLLQLIFGGVDVPAKFITMLSISYLGRHITEGVVLLLAGGCILALIFVPLDLMTLRTVLAVFGKGCLSGSFSCLFLYTSELYPTVIRQTGMGASNLWARVGSMTAPLVKITGELQPFIPNIIFGTIALLGGSAALFLPETLNRALPETIEDIETWSLRAKEPKPEPEAEKSSQRIPLQPCEPGPGPS
- the SLC22A8 gene encoding organic anion transporter 3 isoform X1; translated protein: MTFAELVDRVGSKGPFQLLHTVLLGLPILGMANHNLLQIFTAPTPAHHCRPPPNASAGPWVLPTGLNGKPETCLRFVYPPNASLPNDTRGATEPCLDGWIYNIVDRDSIVTEWDLVCSSSKLKEMAQSVFMAGILVGGLVLGALSDRFGRKPILISSYLLLGASGSGAAFSPTFSIYAVFRFLCGFSISGISLSTAILNVEWVSTRFRAIKSIAVGFFYTFGQFVLPGLAYAIPQWRWLQLTVSVPFLTFFLLSWWLPESIRWMVLSGKSSKALKTLRQVAAFNGKKEEGEKLSLEELKLNLQKEISLAKARHGIADLFRTPVLRRVTLCLSLAWFATGFAYYSLAMGVEEFGVNLYLLQLIFGGVDVPAKFITMLSISYLGRHITEGVVLLLAGGCILALIFVPLDLMTLRTVLAVFGKGCLSGSFSCLFLYTSELYPTVIRQTGMGASNLWARVGSMTAPLVKITGELQPFIPNIIFGTIALLGGSAALFLPETLNRALPETIEDIETWSLRAKEPKPEPEAEKSSQRIPLQPCEPGPGPS